The Prunus persica cultivar Lovell chromosome G7, Prunus_persica_NCBIv2, whole genome shotgun sequence genome has a segment encoding these proteins:
- the LOC18770365 gene encoding monogalactosyldiacylglycerol synthase 2, chloroplastic: MMSVASPRKSITEKVFEKVGGYSYLSYLKNNSSSHSLRCDDESDDDYYEDGTMELVQIGAERTKNVLILMSDTGGGHRASAEAIRDTFRMEFGDEYRIFVKDVWKEYTGWPLNDMERSYKFMVKHVQLWKVAFHSTSPRWIHSVYLAAIAAYYAKEVEAGLMEYKPDIIISVHPLMQHIPLWVLKWQGLQKKVIFVTVITDLNTCHPTWFHPGVNRCYCPSQEVAKRALLDGLEDSQIRVFGLPIRPTFARAVLSKDQLREELEMDPDLPAVLLMGGGEGMGPVKETGRALGETLFDKELGKPIGQLIIICGRNKNLTSTLQTDEWKIPVKVRGFETQMEKWMGACDCIITKAGPGTIAEALIRGLPIILNDYIPGQEKGNVPYVVDNGAGVFTRSSKETARIVAEWFSTKTDELKMMSENALKLAQPEAVFDIVKDIHDLACQRGPLANIPYMLTSSFTSLI; the protein is encoded by the exons ATGATGTCGGTGGCGTCTCCGCGAAAGTCAATAACAGAGAAGGTGTTTGAGAAGGTTGGGGGATATTCATACCTGAGCTACCTCAAGAACAACAGCAGCAGTCACAGTCTGAGGTGTGACGATGAAAGTGACGACGATTACTACGAGGATGGGACTATGGAGCTGGTGCAGATTGGAGCTGAGAGGACCAAGAACGTCTTGATTCTCATGAGTGACACAGGTGGTGGCCACCGAGCTTCTGCCGAGGCCATACGCGATACCTTTCGTATGGAGTTTGGCGATGAATACAGG ATATTCGTGAAGGATGTTTGGAAAGAGTACACCGGTTGGCCGCTAAATGACATGGAGAGGTCATACAAATTCATGGTGAAACATGTGCAACTGTGGAAGGTCGCATTTCACAGCACCTCTCCTCGATGGATACACAGTGTCTATCTTGCTGCTATTGCAGCCTACTATGCCAA GGAGGTGGAGGCTGGTCTCATGGAGTACAAGCCAGATATTATAATCAGTGTACATCCTTTGATGCAACATATTCCTCTGTGGGTTCTCAAATGGCAAGGCCTTCAGAAGAAAGTGATTTTTGTGACAGTTATCACAGATCTCAACACCTGCCATCCCACATG GTTTCATCCTGGGGTGAATAGGTGCTATTGCCCATCACAGGAGGTAGCTAAAAGGGCTTTATTAGATGGTCTTGAAGATTCTCAAATACGTGTTTTTGGCTTGCCAATCCGGCCCACTTTTGCCCGTGCAGTTCTCTCCAAG GATCAACTCAGAGAAGAACTTGAAATGGACCCCGACTTGCCTGCGGTTTTGCTgatgggaggtggtgaaggaATGGGACCTGTAAAGGAAACTGGAAGGGCTCTGGGAGAAACACTCTTTGATAAAGAACTTGGAAAACCAATTGGGCAGTTGATCATCATATGTGGGCGTAATAAAAACCTCACCTCTACACTCCAGACCGATGAATGGAAGATTCCAGTAAAG GTTAGAGGGTTTGAGACCCAAATGGAAAAATGGATGGGAGCTTGTGATTGCATCATAACAAAGGCTGGACCTGGCACAATAGCAGAGGCATTGATCAGGGGGCTTCCTATCATCCTCAATGACTACATTCCAGGACAA GAAAAGGGCAATGTGCCTTATGTGGTAGACAATGGGGCTGGTGTGTTCACCAGAAGTTCCAAGGAAACAGCCAGGATTGTGGCTGAATGGTTCAGCACCAAAACAGATGAACTCAAAATGATGTCTGAGAATGCACTTAAACTGGCACAACCCGAGGCTGTTTTCGACATTGTTAAGGACATCCATGATCTTGCCTGCCAACGCGGTCCTCTTGCAAACATCCCTTACATGCTGACATCGTCGTTTACAAGTTTAATCTAA